The window GGGGAAAAATAGTTGTTCAGAGAAAGAAGCCCTTGGAAGTTTTACCTCATcggtttttattatttaatagaCGATCAATCCAGCGAGGCCAAAACGATTGCAACGTGCCGATGCGTCAGCCACACTTTCCCAACACACCCAAGCAGCTGTGGAGAGTCTTGTGGGAAAGAATCCCCTCCCAGttccaaatatttaaaaaataacgttATGGTTAAATAATTGCACGGTAGGATGAGTCGGAATGTGTTTACCAACTAGTAGCTCAGTGTTTTGGGATAGAAAACCTGTCTTGTTTGTGTCCATGCTTGTATTCAAAGCTTTTAGAGCATGTAGTATCCCTCAACCTGGGTCATATTTGGCGGAAGTCCTTGCACGCCTATATGGCTCTCCAATCTCTTTCCTAAGGGCGTCACGCTTGGCCCTGTCGACACCTTTACCACACAAGACTAAAAGAAAAGGCAGGGCTTTAGTTTTGGGGGGGCCTCAAGAACTGAGGGAAGCAGCAGCCTTGTTTCCGGACCAGTTAAGTGAAATTGGATCAGTTCCCACAACATTGTGGTTAGGAATCACTGGCCAAGACAACAATAGCCATtcattgttatatatatatatatatatatatgtatatatgtgtgtgtattgttcTAAAGGCATTGCTCTTTTTAATGGGGTTCAAGTGAAGGTCACAAAGACAACAATGAAGTTGTCATATTGTGGCTTGATAATTTGTGTCATCGGATTTCAGTGTTTATGAGATTTAATTCTGAATTATGACCCGAACGAGACCTACGATGTCACCTAGCactttaaaacagaaaaaaaaggtttgctcactcacacacacggcCAGGATTGAACGAGCGACTGTGAGGCACCTCGGCTGGCTTTATGGCAATTTATTGCTTCCTGGCTCGTGAAAATGGCAGCGCGAACACAACAGAATTCCAACCTGTGTGTTTTCTAACGCGCACACACTCCTTAAATCTTGTTGGCCTTCTCGTTTAGGCTTTTTGCTCACAGTCATGGCTACTTCAAGTGACTTATGTGTGAGAAAGTTTTACCCTTGAGCTCAAACTGAACCGTAAGCAGGCTTTTTTCATAGATCAATTCATGTTTTATGTTAGTAAATaatcaaatatacacacacataaagagTGTTTTCTTATAGTGTATTAAAATGGCACAAactgtgacaaaaaaacaatactgacacatttacattttttaaatttcttataCACATAATTACATGTTTGttctatttacatatttttacacataGCAGTGTTCTTAAGACTTGGGCACTTAAAAGTCGTTTGGTACAATCTCCTGAAATAGTGCACATAAGAAAACAGCAtattctatacatatatattcacatatttCTCTCCCTTTATCGCTTTCCTTCTCACTTAGAAAACATTTTGTCATCACCTTCTTTATATAAGATTATTATATTTCCAGAAGAGAGCAACTTGGCAACTGTACATACTTACAAAATCTGTATGCACATATATTAAATTCTCAGCTGCACCATAGTGCTACATATACTTgctttgtatttatttggtttttagtttttgcaGCATCACAATTCATTCCCTTCTTTCACGCAGTGCAATTTGCTTTGACTTTGACTCTTCTAATAACAGCAATTTTAATAATTACAACATTTTGTCTCCCTTTGGGGTCTATTGTCATCAATTACCTGAGTTTTCATGACTCCCAAAGAGGGAGACAAATTTGTATGAAAATATATAGAATCCAATTTGTATGTAGAAGctagatttattttttccccaaccaGCCTTCTTTGTCAGTAGTATTGGTTCAAGTAACTTCAACTagccattttttaaaccaatcctagttttttttttgcctcatggGATGAGGTATACTGAAGCTGCCATACaataatgtcaacatttttctgCTCACATTCATTCAGTTATTCATGACCATCTCTGGTAGATATGTTCACTTTCTCCATCATATTTTAGACCAAATCTAGTACAGCATGATTGATGGTCCCACTGAAGGCCCAGGTACCAAAATATACAGCTTGTCACTGGTTCAACTTTTTTCTAAAAGCTTCTGTTCTCTGCACCAACCAGAAAGCTGATGTCCCAGCACCAAAACAAGTGGTGCCGGTATTGCACTGAACTGGGTTTTGGGGGGGAAAGTCCATCTCTCGCCTTTAATGGCCCCGTATGGCTTCTCCCTCAACTCAGATCGGCCCCAACGGCGTGTTCCTCGTCAGGTTTTGCATCGTAGACAAACTGCGACAACGTTTCGAAGCTCAGTCTACGGGAAGTTCGCACGGAATCTGCTGAGCTGCTTTTGCCGTGGTGTAGGCTTGCAAAAAGTCCTTGTAGCGAGGGGCGCAGCCCAACCAAGCCTCGCCAAAGTGGACCCGACCAGTGAAAAGGAAGCTGCCGGGTCCCGGTTTGACACCGCAATCCAGCAGGGTCCGGATGTCCCCCCTGGCGGCCACACGGCTATTGCTGGTGAAGAGGGCGTACTTTTGGCGAAAGACCCGCGTGGCGCTGACCTTGATGATTGCCGCTCGGAGGTTGCCATCCTCCTCTACGGACCTGATGTTGCCTCGCACCACTGTTGGGAAAAACAAGACATACAGGTGAGATATTGAATTTACTTTACAACATTTTGGActaaaaagtcatattttctctatatatataatttctaggaatgtaccatattttccgaactataagttacactttttttcaggGGTCCTTCCACCTTTGTACCACAAGGGTAAATTTTTAAGCTCTCTCCTTATAGCTAATTGcagaaattgctttttttaatataatcttTTCATGGGCCTCTTTCCATATGTTCATTTTAGGGCCAAAATTCCTCAAGTCAGAAGTGTGCAACTTACCAAAGTCACTGGTGCACACGGCCATGAGGATCTCTGTATCATTGCAGGGTCTGCACGCTTCTGTGGAGAAAATGGAGGGAGAATTGGTTAACGTGCCCACATAAATCTTCTTTCCCCCCAAATAACAAGAAGAAAAGCACACATGTGCAGGAATGCGTGCCACAAAGGAAGGAAGGACCAACCGCTAACAGACAGCTGCTACTTTACAGTTGAGGCTCTAAAGGTGCACGCTTCTCTGCACTGCACATTTACAGGCTAAAATGCCCCCCGTACACCCCCTTAAAGCCTTCATGGGTGTCTGCAGTCACACCTCTACAAAGCCTCAGGGACTAAAAGAGGGAGCGGGCTGGACATCAAAGATATCGCACCATAATCttggttgtaaaaaaaaaaaagggagaaaaaaaacgtcctGACCATCTATTGAAGTCTAACTTCCTAAGACCTcaaaatcaaaaagaaaaatgaaccaACCCGTAAGTTAACTCTGCTTTCTGGTTTGGCAAAAAGGATTTTAATAGTTCTTGAGGTTGACAGGAGGCCCCTGTCCCACTCTGCACATTCCCCATAGTAAAAGCCACTTGATAAATGAGATTCCTTCCTCGCCAGCCCTAAAGCAAATTTAATGTGGATGTCTAAAGGGGGGAAGGGGTGGGTTTGGCGGTCCCAGGCTTCAGACAAGTCTACCCACAGAGAGGCAGTTCAACAAAAGAGGGGCGCATCTCAGCTGGGGAGAGGCCTCTGTTGCCAAGGAGACGGTAGTAATCCCAGAATGCTCCAGCGGCACGCATTCAAAGAGCTGTGGAGTCTAGAGAGAGCACCCGCATACTGTGCTTTTGTAGCCCCCCGCCTCTATCCCAATGTCCCTCTACACTCCCCCCTTTCTGCTCCAAACCAACATGCCGCTAGTCTCAGGAAAGTTTGCCCACTTCCTCTTGGAAAAGTTTATAGTAACCAGCAATCAGGGGCTTAACAATTTTTGGGGTACTGCATTTCAAGTGTTACACTATATCTTTAGATTTGATCCTTTTAATACCTCACCAAAACTAATTACTCTTCGCAAATGATAAAGAATACATGACTgagtatttttaaatgatgtattatatatattttatgtagtATACAACATAACTGATTCAACAACTCACCAACAGTACTGAAGTGGTTGGAGTCAAGCGACAGGTGCGCCGTCCAATCCCCCCTCAGCTCATAGCGGAAGGATGCGATTCGCCGGCTAATGTCTTGATGCGGCGTCGCTTGCATGAACAGAGCCACTTTCTCTCCCGGAAGTCGGCTGAAGCAGCGCACCCTAGGCGGACGAGGTGACTCGGGTCTGTCCCCCACCAGGAGTTCCAAGACGCCATCCCTCTCCAGGTAGAGCTGGGCACCGCGGAAGTGCTCCGAAGGCTTGACGCAGGCTGTGATGAGCCCTGAGCTGCCGCCTCCCCCCGGGCCCACCGCCAGGGAGGGTAAGCGGGGGCTGAGGGTGAGATGTAAGGCTCCTTTGGGGTACAGCCAGTGCAAGGTGCCCTCGGAGCAGTGGAGGGAGATCTGCTCAACGCTGCCTTGCTGCTGGGATAAACCACTGTAAGGAAGAATGAAGATAGTTGGTATCTACAGTAGAATTCAAGGTTAGATTTTCAATACATCTATCTGTCAGCTACCAAATTATGACATGCATTGGTATTGTTGGCTCAAAATTGGACCATCTGAGACatgaccacaaaaaaacaattacaaaataacacaatttacatgtatacatatatttttaaagaagtcAAAGTGCTAGTCTTGACCAAAAATTACTAATGTTCCCTTATAACCAGTCTGAGACAAGAACAAGACATGCCAAAGACCCTCAAAATGTGGTCTAGAGGCTCCCTAAAATGTAACACATCTCGCAAACGGTCATTCAATGAAGTTCAAATGCATTATATTAATGTCTTATAATTTCATACACCACCAGACATGCATATCCAGAACCTCAAAACCATGAGACCCCCATTATAACATTCAAAAAATTATATCCACCTCATAACTCAAAACAACATCCCTATCAATGCCCCTGCAACATCTGTCACTCAACATTGACTGTagtataatgcaaaaatatcatAACCAGTCCCCCCTCCCCAACTACCCAATGTACAAAAGTTATTCCAATTCCTGCCATGCATGCAAATTGCATGTTCCCCATTAATCCCCTCAGTCTCCAGTGTGTCTGGACTCTGACGCCCTCCTATAGTCAAGCCCCTCCACCAACATTTGGATTGCCCCCAATGGCCAGCAAGTCTCAACACGCTGTGGTCAGACAAGCACTGTCCTGCAGCATGTGCACCCTCATACCAACCACCTGTGGCCCCTCtattcaattcatattttttccccaaattcatTTTTGTAATACTTGCCTTCCTCTCCAGCTGCATTGATCTTCAGAATAGTTGCTTAGTGCTGCATGGAATAAAATCCATATGGtgtaaatccccaaaacatgcatcttcaaaatataaaaaaagtaaagtttaaaaaaagtacctAAAATAACTATACTATAAAACCAATCTGTTGTCTGACTTGACAGCCATAGTTTTGCATCCTCTTCCGATAAGAGAATGTGTCCGCTAACTGGCTGTCTGTCTTCTCCACACTGAGTCAAGCTCTAAAAGTTTATTCCCCTAAAGAAACTTCAACATCCAATCAGCTTCCGAGGTAGGAAACTTTAAACCACTCTCACAAGTGGGAGGAAGAGGGCggagtttttttttccgggtTAGGGGGGGTGTTCTTGGGAGTCGGGCACTGGGGGAGTGGGTGGGTTGTGGTGTGTGACCTGAAGAAAGAGTGACAGTGCACAAGTATGTTACAATTCTCCATTGTGTTGGCTCCCACCATGCATACTATACACAGCAAAGTAAGTGAGACAATGTGAGCAGTTTGTCTAGTCGCCCTCCTCCATCCCCCCACTCTATGTAAATGTGCTTTTCCCATTTGCAATCAAATGTTGTACGGATGCAAAACATGTTCATAGAATTCAAATAATTATccctcatttaaaaaatccGAATTGggcctattcattcatttgtttcatGTCAGtaagtttttttctcctcttgaTTGTCATCAACTGACCTTGGCATGCAAAGTTTGTTCAAATTTCTCATTTGgtcaattcatgttttttccaCAAATCAGTACTAAATGTGAGTTGTTGTTTCGATCCAAATTAATTCCAAGTCTTTACTATTACAacccacaaaaaatatataaataaaaatcactttCCTAAGTAATTTTGTGCATCAGTCATCTTCAAATCTCAATTTTAAAATCCAATAACCAAACAAAGACCCCATCTAACAGTTCAATAATACCAATCAAATTTTCAGATCAATATGATGTCCTTAGTGACTGGTCTTAGTCTGCTGACCCCAAGCCCCCCACTGCGCTTTGCCTTCACGCCGCGGTATTTAGAAGCAAATGAAATATTCTTTTGTGCCAACACCTCCACCCATTCCTTCAAATCACCGGCTTTTAATCCTTGAAGTATGCCATGAAAGTCAACGCCCGCTGATGGAGTTATGACAAGGCCGCTGCGCCCACACAAAAGCACATGTGCAGAAATCCAGCAGCTTTATTGTCTCCATCAAGACTGAGCTTTTTGCTCCTGGGGGTCATTTCAAAGAAGGACTacaaaaatgaattcattaatgTCAAAGCTTACTGATGGAACGACAAGTGTGCGGATTACTAATATGATCCGCAGTATGTCAGGTTCCCCGCAGGTTCGTTTTAATGCCGTTTATGCTTAATATCTTGAACAATATGACTCACTGTGTTCAATTCCCGCCATGTTACACTTGGTTAGTGTGTCGTCTCACCTGCTTGTCAATGAGAACGTCATCAAACAACCTCGTTGTACGTCTA is drawn from Stigmatopora nigra isolate UIUO_SnigA chromosome 18, RoL_Snig_1.1, whole genome shotgun sequence and contains these coding sequences:
- the metrn gene encoding meteorin — encoded protein: MHVLGIYTIWILFHAALSNYSEDQCSWRGSGLSQQQGSVEQISLHCSEGTLHWLYPKGALHLTLSPRLPSLAVGPGGGGSSGLITACVKPSEHFRGAQLYLERDGVLELLVGDRPESPRPPRVRCFSRLPGEKVALFMQATPHQDISRRIASFRYELRGDWTAHLSLDSNHFSTVEACRPCNDTEILMAVCTSDFVVRGNIRSVEEDGNLRAAIIKVSATRVFRQKYALFTSNSRVAARGDIRTLLDCGVKPGPGSFLFTGRVHFGEAWLGCAPRYKDFLQAYTTAKAAQQIPCELPVD